In Phoenix dactylifera cultivar Barhee BC4 chromosome 11, palm_55x_up_171113_PBpolish2nd_filt_p, whole genome shotgun sequence, the following are encoded in one genomic region:
- the LOC103698319 gene encoding CRIB domain-containing protein RIC10-like — translation MATKVKGFFKGFKNITQIFVVKEHEMEIGYPTDVKHVAHIGWDSASVNAPSWMNEFKTSNDLSTTPLSSHGQTRETSRISQKSDQPRGLQPTLVANVDCTHPDKPKAPRKTKRKKCKVSSPSSSSRSSRRSSRSRAAQCTTVEEAGEMSQICTLE, via the exons ATGGCAACCAAGGTGAAAGGGTTCTTCAAGGGGTTCAAAAATATCACCCAAATCTTTG TTGTCAAGGAGCATGAGATGGAGATTGGATACCCAACGGATGTGAAACATGTGGCGCACATTGGTTGGGATAGTGCATCTGTGAATGCTCCTAGCTGG ATGAACGAGTTCAAGACATCAAATGATCTCTCAACAACACCTCTTAGTAGCCATGGACAGACCAGAGAGACCTCTAGGATTTCTCAAA AATCTGATCAACCTAGAGGACTCCAGCCAACTCTTGTGGCAAACGTAGATTGCACTCACCCTGATAAACCTAAAGCTCCCAGAAAGACAAAACGAAAGAAGTGTAAGGTTTCATCTCcatcatcttcatcaagatCTTCGAGAAGGTCATCGAGGTCAAGAGCTGCGCAATGCACCACGGTTGAGGAAGCTGGTGAAATGAGCCAAATTTGTACATTAGAATAA
- the LOC103698320 gene encoding COBRA-like protein 10: protein MPPRALLFAVFFIYFSISTGIRAQDESNDAQTAEPLDADNCNGVFLTYTFITRTKEYPHVKNASAQSYAFKSTATLLNTMTEDLRAWKMFIGFQHDEILVSALGAVITDGTDYPARVGNGASLSGFPQSDLLNAIDTAGDLTQIQVKVDLTGTQFGVKPPGIPMPKTIKLENDGFKCPSPSHQGSQMYVCCVKDPKLKTNKTDTTRFLPRQKGDLLISYDVIQANGNNYLAQVTIENNNTIGRLDNWNLTWEWKRGEFIYSLRGAYTLKKDVSDCVFGEAGNYYQSLDFSQVMNCEKKPIITDLPPERAKDNTIGNIPDCCKNGTLLPSIMDPSQSKAVFQVQVYKIPPDLNRTALYPPQNFKINGFLNPNYVCGPPIRVRPSEFPDPSGLMSESIALATWQVVCKITRPKRRNSRCCVSFSAYYNDSVVPCNTCACGCSKAAGCDPDAPPLLLPSEALLIPFQNRTAKAKAWAEIKHRHVPNPLPCGDYCGVSINWHILSNYRNGWTARITLFNWGGYTFKNWFAAIRMDKAYHGYEKVYSFNGTKLDEFKNTLFLQGLEGANYLMPAQDGKDPAVDPRVPGKQQSVVSFTKQKTPGIDVPLGDGFPTRLYFNGEECALPDDIPLGCGYGHGVSLLHIVLVAVVVLVSIKDDWC, encoded by the exons ATGCCGCCGAGAGCCCTCCTCTTCGCGGTCTTCTTCATCTACTTCTCGATCTCTACCGGCATACGAGCACAGGATGAGAGCAATGATGCGCAGACAGCTGAACCATTAGACGCAGACAATTGCAATGGAGTCTTCCTGACCTACACCTTCATCACGCGCACCAAGGAGTATCCTCATGTCAAGAACGCATCAGCTCAGTCCTACGCCTTCAAGTCCACCGCCACCTTACTGAATACAATGACGGAAGACCTCAGGGCATGGAAGATGTTCATTGGGTTTCAGCATGATGAGATCTTGGTGTCGGCGTTGGGGGCGGTGATCACAGATGGAACAGACTATCCAGCCCGTGTCGGAAATGGCGCATCTTTGTCGGGCTTCCCACAATCCGATCTTCTGAACGCAATCGACACCGCCGGGGACTTGACACAGATTCAGGTGAAGGTCGACTTGACCGGGACACAATTCGGGGTGAAGCCGCCGGGAATCCCCATGCCGAAGACAATTAAATTGGAAAATGATGGGTTTAAATGTCCTTCACCCTCTCACCAAG GGAGCCAGATGTATGTATGCTGTGTCAAAGACCCCAAGCTCAAGACCAACAAGACCGATACCACCAGGTTCCTTCCCCGCCAGAAAGGCGACCTCCTCATCTCCTACGATGTCATCCAGGCCAATGGAAACAACTACCTCGCCCAGGTGACCATCGAGAACAACAACACCATCGGCCGCCTCGACAATTGGAACCTCACATGGGAGTGGAAGCGCGGAGAGTTCATCTACAGCCTGAGGGGAGCATACACCCTCAAAAAAGACGTCTCCGACTGCGTATTTGGAGAAGCTGGCAACTATTACCAGAGCTTAGATTTCTCGCAGGTCATGAACTGTGAGAAGAAGCCCATCATTACAGACCTCCCCCCTGAGAGAGCCAAAGACAACACCATTGGAAACATTCCTGATTGCTGCAAGAATGGCACCCTCCTTCCATCCATCATGGATCCCAGCCAGTCCAAGGCAGTCTTCCAGGTTCAAGTATATAAGATTCCACCGGACCTTAATCGGACCGCCTTGTATCCTCCTCAGAACTTCAAGATCAATGGCTTCCTCAACCCAAACTACGTCTGCGGTCCACCGATCAGAGTTAGGCCGTCGGAGTTTCCAGACCCAAGCGGTCTCATGTCAGAGAGCATTGCACTGGCTACTTGGCAAGTTGTGTGCAAGATAACGAGGCCCAAGCGAAGGAATTCACGATGCTGCGTCTCCTTCTCTGCCTACTATAATGACTCGGTTGTCCCCTGCAATACATGTGCTTGTGGCTGCTCCAAGGCAGCGGGTTGCGATCCAGATGCTCCTCCATTGCTTCTCCCTTCAGAAGCACTCCTGATCCCCTTTCAGAACAGAACGGCCAAGGCCAAAGCCTGGGCTGAGATCAAGCACCGTCATGTCCCCAACCCGCTACCATGCGGGGACTACTGCGGAGTTAGCATCAATTGGCACATACTATCCAACTACCGGAATGGATGGACTGCAAGGATCACACTGTTCAATTGGGGTGGCTACACTTTCAAGAACTGGTTTGCGGCGATTCGGATGGACAAAGCTTATCATGGTTACGAGAAAGTGTATTCATTCAATGGTACAAAGCTAGATGAGTTCAAGAACACTCTCTTCCTCCAAGGATTGGAGGGTGCCAACTACTTGATGCCGGCGCAGGATGGGAAGGACCCAGCTGTGGATCCAAGAGTTCCTGGTAAGCAGCAGTCAGTTGTTTCATTTACAAAGCAGAAGACACCTGGTATCGATGTTCCACTCGGGGATGGATTTCCAACAAGGTTGTATTTCAATGGCGAGGAGTGCGCACTTCCTGATGATATACCACTGGGATGTGGATATGGACATGGTGTTAGCCTTCTACACATAGTTTTGGTTGCAGTAGTGGTGTTGGTATCGATAAAGGATGACTGGTGTTGA
- the LOC120112414 gene encoding WAT1-related protein At5g64700-like, whose amino-acid sequence MNNAKVYLVAVLISLIRVGMQILTKAAFNTGMSTTVFVFYRQASAALFLTPIAFVLERKRAPPLPFMVCFKIFMLAFLGLAVYFNILSLALDYTSATLAAAMINFIPVLTFILAVLFGMEAIKLRSRKGIAKVSGVVLCLAGILTMAFYKGPHLKSFIHHSLLGQGHSHSDRSHSHSHNTWILGTFLMTIAASTLSLWMVLQGPVLQEYPSKLLFTTLQCHFGTAQSFFIALASERDFSRWKLGSDINLIAVGYGSIIGIGVSYYLQSWTIEKRGPVFLAMFMPLTLVITMILSSFLLAEQIGLGSVLGGSLMVGGLYSVLWGKSKEHADSNIQMREDGESCLEEKKIAPSVETTQAT is encoded by the exons ATGAACAACGCAAAGGTTTATCTGGTTGCTGTCCTGATAAGTTTGATACGTGTCGGCATGCAGATTCTCACCAAGGCTGCCTTCAATACAGGCATGAGCACTACTGTTTTTGTGTTCTATAGACAAGCATCTGCAGCTCTGTTCTTGACACCTATCGCATTTGTACTTGAAAG GAAAAGAGCTCCACCACTACCATTTATGGTTTGCTTCAAGATTTTCATGCTAGCTTTCTTGGG GCTTGCGGTTTACTTCAACATACTCTCCCTGGCTCTTGATTATACTTCAGCAACATTGGCAGCTGCAATGATAAATTTCATTCCTGTGCTTACCTTCATTTTGGCTGTTCTATTTGG AATGGAAGctatcaagttaaggagtcgtAAAGGGATTGCAAAAGTTTCTGGAGTGGTGCTCTGCCTAGCCGGTATTTTGACAATGGCCTTCTACAAAGGACCTCACTTGAAATCCTTTATCCACCATTCCCTCCTTGGCCAAGGACATAGCCACAGCGATCGAAGTCACAGCCATTCTCACAATACATGGATCTTGGGAACCTTCCTCATGACCATTGCCGCTTCAACATTGTCTTTGTGGATGGTGCTGCAG GGACCTGTGTTGCAAGAGTATCCTTCCAAGCTTCTATTCACTACCCTACAGTGCCACTTTGGCACCGCTCAATCATTCTTCATAGCACTGGCTTCTGAGAGGGACTTCTCTCGGTGGAAGTTGGGCTCCGACATTAATCTAATCGCAGTGGGTTATGGT AGCATCATTGGCATTGGAGTTTCATATTACTTGCAGTCATGGACCATTGAGAAAAGAGGGCCAGTTTTCTTAGCCATGTTCATGCCGTTAACTCTAGTCATCACCATGATACTCTCTTCATTTCTCCTAGCAGAACAAATTGGTTTGGGAAG TGTTTTAGGTGGAAGCCTGATGGTCGGAGGCCTTTACAGTGTTCTATGGGGAAAGAGTAAAGAACATGCTGATAGCAACATACAAATGAGGGAAGATGGAGAATCTTGCTTAGAGGAGAAAAAAATCGCACCATCAGTTGAGACTACACAAGCAACATAA